The Cryptococcus gattii WM276 chromosome B, complete sequence genome has a segment encoding these proteins:
- a CDS encoding Hypothetical Protein (Similar to TIGR gene model, INSD accession AAW41463.1), whose translation MTLASTQIGQTPDILQLVCSYLPPSALFACLLTSSTFFHCAAPELYRSLHIKHARDCFVGATRQSNSFYTSSPAASTSSPSSSSTTPPPPLSPYSKDALLSLVRQVHIHTHGRNECPFVLHYINPLPHLEYVHLAGGVWPAELTIGDICEPETCQFLAKVCTRAKKAVIRQANLDPLKLLTHLEHVTVKIRPCQLPLYIFHDTAYLWSYPVPLYSAKIVDLVFWDERHSFRIEWRTIPGGAMRSSLMGLRYQFPSPHPGAAGESVMLKGCTYCDERGCIRHTPHAAVQLPALMSMLGTLFNVKTIRVWNVDHTAQRQWKQGMVSVDTVKGRMEEAWLNARSESLKRIGHKEELAPHQDQDQDQDQTAAGVSFHSASEYFTSAQFDMETDQEEFKYWQNVVEPSAWILRLRREI comes from the coding sequence ATGACTTTGGCTAGTACCCAGATAGGCCAGACTCCCGATATTCTCCAACTTGTCTGTTCTTATTTACCCCCCTCGGCACTGTTCGCCTGTCTCCTAACATCGTCCACATTCTTCCATTGTGCAGCGCCCGAGCTGTATCGCTCACTTCATATCAAGCATGCTAGAGATTGCTTTGTAGGAGCCACAAGGCAGTCAAACAGCTTTTACACATCATCACCCGCCGCCTCGACTAGCAgtccttcctcctcttccacaACTCCCCCACCACCCCTCTCTCCGTACAGCAAAGACGCTTTACTATCCCTTGTACGACAAGTCCATATTCACACGCACGGGAGGAATGAATGCCCCTTTGTGCTGCACTATATCAACCCTCTCCCGCACTTGGAATACGTCCACTTGGCAGGGGGCGTTTGGCCTGCCGAGCTCACCATCGGCGATATATGCGAACCCGAGACATGCCAATTCCTCGCCAAAGTCTGCACGCGAGCTAAAAAAGCCGTGATACGACAAGCAAATCTCGATCCTCTCAAACTCCTAACACATCTAGAACACGTCACCGTCAAGATCCGACCGTGCCAACTTCCGCTCTACATCTTCCACGATACAGCTTACCTATGGTCATACCCTGTCCCTCTCTATAGCGCCAAGATTGTGGATTTGGTGTTTTGGGACGAACGGCATTCATTTCGTATTGAATGGCGTACCATCCCCGGTGGCGCCATGCGATCATCCTTGATGGGCTTACGGTATCAATTCCCATCCCCCCATCCCGGGGCGGCGGGAGAATCCGTCATGCTCAAAGGATGCACATACTGCGATGAAAGAGGGTGTATCAGGCATACCCCACATGCCGCCGTTCAGCTTCCTGCCCTGATGTCAATGTTGGGTACGCTTTTCAATGTGAAGACAATCAGAGTATGGAATGTGGACCACACTGCGCAACGACAGTGGAAACAGGGTATGGTCAGTGTAGATACTGTGAAAGGACGGATGGAAGAAGCGTGGCTGAACGCCCGATCGGAATCCCTAAAACGTATAGGCCACAAGGAGGAGCTTGCCCCCCACCAAGatcaagatcaagatcaagatcaAACAGCTGCAGGCGTGTCGTTCCATTCTGCCAGCGAGTATTTCACTTCCGCCCAGTTCGACATGGAGACCGATCAAGAAGAGTTCAAGTACTGGCAAAACGTCGTAGAACCCAGTGCATGGATACTGCGTTTGCGCCGAGAGATTTGA
- a CDS encoding Gamma DNA-directed DNA polymerase, putative (Similar to TIGR gene model, INSD accession AAW41465.1) gives MRKALDISRLTRPARIRCRPSLFLRNRSLSSSPSRSKPLDTPAKASNVKEEEVVKPLLPAFGARRAEMEDYMLAMEMAKLEDGYAQPRVRKIRKAKLPSLHDPQSFLWDSKQASSSKVASSARTSQPSRKGKEKEVVVDGYRASKSDQDVKSLKDAKPINLGESKSGSRRNPVGVQMLSPSFHSQLFPGHPLPKPPQAILDISKRHLKDNDLSPEGAAVLPEISFDLPPLRGNNIRDHFHALGRYTAEPYASMARTFTATRLPAKPDRWEMERPGWTKYYSDGRMEPVDDLGDETLVSFDVEVLYKLSRFPVMATAVTPNAWYSWLSPVIFQPPPAEIPEPPPPWEASTLTCHPHELIPLFNNKSSIPRIVIGHNVGYDRARVKEEYSLERTQTRWLDTLSLHVSTRGITSVQRPAWMAYRKNKKAKKLREQENLSILQEMAENSGDGAIMESLQEFGAASETEEAEVLQSRWEDVTSMNSLAEVAALHCGYAVDKSVRDSFGDDSIKHASQIRSELNQLLSYCADDVRMTHDVYAKVFPLFLESCPHPATLSGVLAMGNSFLPVDQSWKEYLRNAEETYREMDAAVKKALRLLAEKLKAEGEPKKGDPWASQLDWSPKSARWSDKDLEGTQKYPVQSREGAQPRKPESSSSVSSPAWVTQISSNHSVLKSNMSQRYLLPLLLRMSFKGHPVAYLSEHGWCFMVPHDQVGDYFDTHGSPHMLSTKDKKLEKLEESYSFFRIGRAGSPKKVKIVGPSIKPFVKNGELTSAYPELLAKVTKADLSDVVEDLWECVADMGNFKESEWGQQLDWTPVTEDVTLSNDVSLSSSGSSLRASSSKKSKTNLITWPKWYWDLTGPVSRLPVGELDLTCKKTIAPLLLRLQWQGFPLVHSKEHKWLYRVPRKVYNEEDDRIAKARGLPVSFQKEGPDSVFAKDDDHIYFRLPHKDGEGKNVGNPLSKSFVKSIESGELASAAAESGDDVAAKAATDATNMNAFCSYWISSRERIMDQMVVYRDQEFGMILPQVITMGTVTRRAVEATWLTASNAKKNRVGSELKAMVRAPPGYSIVGADVDSEELWISSVMGDSQFGMHGATAIGWMTLEGNKSAGTDLHSKTANILGISRDAAKVFNYSRIYGAGKKHAVQLLLQGDSKLTKETAGKLADNLYKSTKGAKAVRARNLPLASLPSLWHGGSESYLFNTLEAIALSDRPTTPALGCGVTRALRKSYLDENASYLPSRINWVVQSSGVDYLHLLIVSMEYLIKKYDIQARYLLSVHDEVRYLAKEEDRYRAALALQIANAWTRALFCFNLGIDDMPQGITFFSAVDIDHVLRKEVFLTCETPSHPKVIPAGESLDINALLEKIPRGDLGTPIPDDLQPSTNIKPPVALFPDIQSIRHREFLQAQANKGGMAAKKWLDDLPPVMQDTDESK, from the exons ATGCGCAAGGCGCTCGATATATCCAGGCTTACTCGGCCTGCTCGTATACGATGCCGGCCGTCTCTTTTTCTTCGAAACAGGTCGCTCTCGTCGTCTCCTTCACGAAGCAAACCATTGGACACACCTGCGAAGGCCTCAAATgtgaaggaggaggaagtcGTGAAACCTCTCCTCCCTGCCTTTGGAGCTCGACGAGCGGAAATGGAGGATTATATGCTGGCTATGGAAATGGCTAAATTGGAAGATGGCTATGCCCAGCCGCGAG TCAGGAAAATTCGCAAAGCCAAATTACCCTCCCTACATGATCCCCAGTCTTTTCTGTGGGATTCAAAGCAGGCCTCGTCATCCAAGGTTGCCTCATCCGCAAGAACGTCACAACCAAGCAGGAAGGGTAAAGAGAAAGAAGTAGTTGTAGATGGTTACCGAGCGAGTAAGTCAGATCAAGATGTCAAAAGTCTGAAAGACGCCAAACCCATCAACTTGGGGGAAAGCAAGAGTG GTTCACGGCGGAATCCTGTTGGAGTACAAATGCTCTCCCCATCATTCCATTCTCAACTCTTTCCTGGTCACCCCTTGCCCAAGCCCCCTCAAGCTATTTTAGACATCTCAAAACGTCATCTCAAAGATAACGACCTTTCTCCAGAAGGAGCCGCCGTCCTCCCCGAAATATCGTTTGATTTGCCACCATTACGTGGGAACAACATACGGGATCACTTCCACGCCCTTGGGCGGTACACGGCAGAACCATATGCCAGTATGGCCAGAACTTTTACAGCGACCCGGCTTCCTGCCAAACCTGACAGATGGGAAATGGAGCGGCCAGGGTGGACAAAGTACTATTCAGATGGGAGAATGGAGCCGGTAGATGACTTGGGCGATGAGACTTTGGTTTCATTTGACGTCGAAGTCCTCTATAAACTCTCCCGCTTCCCAGTCATGGCAACGGCAGTTACACCAAATGCCTGGTACTCCTGGTTATCCCCTGTCATATTTCAGCCTCCGCCCGCCGAAATCCCCGAACCGCCCCCTCCATGGGAAGCTAGCACTCTAACCTGCCACCCTCACGAGCTCATCCCCTTGTTCAATAACAAGTCTTCAATACCCCGAATTGTCATTGGTCATAACGTGGGCTATGATCGAGCGCGAGTGAAGGAAGAATACTCTTTAGAAAGGACGCAGACACGGTGGCTTGATACACTCTCACTTCACGTATCCACGCGAGGCATCACATCTGTCCAACGTCCTGCTTGGATGGCATATAGAAAGAACAAGAAGGCCAAAAAGCTGCGTGAGCAAGAAAACCTCTCGATCTTACAAGAGATGGCGGAAAACAGCGGTGATGGTGCAATCATGGAGAGTCTACAGGAATTCGGGGCAGCTAGCGAAACCGAAGAAGCCGAGGTTCTGCAGAGTCGATGGGAGGATGTTACGTCAATGAACTCTCTGGCTGAGGTAGCAGCGTTACATTGCGGGTACGCAGTTGACAAGTCAGTTCGGGACAGTTTCGGTGATGATTCAATTAAACACGCTTCACAAATTCGCAGTGAACTTAATCAGCTCCTGTCTTATTGCGCCGACGATGTCCGTATGACTCACGATGTCTACGCTAAAGTTTTCCCACTTTTCCTTGAATCTTGTCCCCATCCTGCCACATTATCGGGTGTGTTGGCCATGGGTAACTCTTTCCTACCTGTTGATCAAAGCTGGAAGGAATATCTCAGGAACGCAGAGGAGACATATAGGGAAATGGATGCAGCTGTCAAGAAAGCGCTGAGGCTGCTGGCTGAGAAATTGAAAGCTGAGGGTGAACCAAAGAAAGGAGATCCTTGGGCATCACAACTTGATTGGTCGCCAAAATCCGCCCGATGGTCGGACAAGGATCTTGAGGGAACCCAAAAATACCCTGTGCAGTCACGAGAAGGCGCTCAACCTCGCAAACCAGAGTCCAGCTCCAGTGTCTCCTCTCCTGCATGGGTCACCCAAATATCTTCTAATCATTCCGTCCTAAAATCTAACATGTCACAACGCTACCTTTTACCCCTGCTGCTTCGCATGTCTTTCAAGGGCCATCCAGTTGCATACCTGTCCGAACATGGCTGGTGCTTCATGGTGCCACATGACCAAGTTGGGGACTATTTCGACACACACGGTTCTCCACATATGCTTAGTACAAAAGATAAGAAGTTGGAAAAGTTGGAAGAAAGTTATTCGTTCTTCAGGATTGGAAGAGCGGGTTCTCCAAAAAAGGTAAAGATCGTAGGACCGTCAATAAAGCCATTCGTGAAGAATGGAGAATTAACAAGTGCCTACCCTGAGCTGTTGGCCAAGGTGACGAAGGCGGATCTCAGTGATGTTGTGGAGGACTTGTGGGAGTGCGTGGCGGATATGGGAAATTTCAAGGAAAGTGAATGGGGACAGCAGCTTGACTGGACACCTGTAACTGAAG ATGTTACTTTGTCCAATGACGTGtcactctcttcctcaGGATCTAGTCTGCGggcttcatcatccaagAAATCCAAAACCAACCTTATCACTTGGCCTAAGTGGTATTGGGATCTTACGGGACCAGTCTCCCGTCTTCCGGTTGGTGAACTCGATCTCACTTGCAAAAAAACAATCGCACCTCTTCTCCTACGACTTCAGTGGCAAGGCTTTCCCCTAGTGCATAGTAAAGAACACAAGTGGCTGTATCGTGTTCCAAGAAAAGTGTACaacgaagaagatgacCGCATCGCGAAAGCCCGAGGGCTTCCCGTTTCTTTCCAAAAAGAGGGACCGGATTCTGTCTTTGCTAAGGATGACGATCACATTTACTTCCGACTGCCACAcaaagatggagagggCAAGAATGTCGGCAACCCCTTGTCCAAGAGCTTCGTCAAATCCATCGAGTCTGGAGAACTTGCTTCGGCGGCGGCAGAAAGTGGGGACGACGTGGCGGCAAAAGCGGCAACGGACGCAACGAATATGAACGCGTTCTGTAGCTACTGGATTAGTTCACGAGAGCGGATTATGGACCAAATGGTTGTATACCGGGATCAGGAATTTGGTATGATTCTACCTCAGGTTATCACCATGGGCACTGTCACTCGCCGAGCCGTCGAAGCGACTTGGTTGACGGCTTCCAATGCCAAAAAAAATCGTGTAGGTTCCGAACTTAAGGCTATGGTTCGAGCCCCTCCAGGCTACTCTATTGTGGGTGCGGATGTCGATTCCGAAGAGCTCTGGATCTCCAGTGTGATGGGAGACTCGCAGTTTGGTATGCATGGGGCGACTGCAATCGGATGGATGACCCTAGAAGGAAACAAATCGGCTGGAACAGATCTGCACTCAAAGACCGCCAATATCTTGGGTATCTCTCGTGACGCCGCCAAGGTCTTCAATTATTCGCGAATCTATGGTGCGGGGAAGAAGCACGCTGTTCAACTGCTATTACAAGGTGACTCGAAGCTTACAAAAGAGACGGCTGGGAAACTGGCCGACAATCTGTACAAGTCGACTAAAGGTGCCAAAGCTGTCCGAGCAAGGAACCTTCCTCTCGCATCTCTTCCCTCGCTCTGGCATGGAGGTTCAGAAAGTTACTTGTTCAACACCCTCGAAGCTATTGCACTTAGCGACCGACCAACTACCCCAGCGCTTGGCTGTGGTGTAACCCGAGCTCTTCGCAAGAGTTACTTAGACGAAAACGCCTCATACCTTCCTTCGCGCATCAACTGGGTTGTCCAATCGTCTGGTGTCGATTATCTCCACCTTCTCATTGTCTCCATGGAATATCTTATCAAGAAGTACGATATTCAAGCTCGCTACCTTCTCTCTGTGCACGACGAAGTCCGCTATCTCGCGAAGGAAGAAGACCGCTATCGGGCCGCTCTTGCTCTACAAATTGCGAACGCTTGGACCAGAGCCCTATTCTGCTTCAACCTGGGAATTGACGACATGCCGCAGGGCATCACGTTCTTCTCGGCGGTCGACATTGATCATGTGTTGAGAAAGGAGGTTTTCCTTACATGTGAGACGCCCAGCCATCCAAAAGTCATTCCTGCTGGTGAATCACTTGATATCAACGCGCTTCTTGAGAAAATCCCTCGAGGGGATCTCGGTACCCCTATTCCTGACGATCTTCAGCCATCGACTAACATTAAACCCCCAGTTGCTTTATTCCCTGACATTCAATCCATTCGTCATCGTGAATTCCTCCAGGCACAGGCCAATAAAGGAGGTATGGCGGCGAAGAAGTGGTTGGATGATTTGCCGCCGGTAATGCAGGATACTGATGAGAGTAAATGA
- a CDS encoding Fructose-bisphosphate aldolase, putative (Similar to TIGR gene model, INSD accession AAW41464.1) — MSGALSVVPAGVLTGDNVRKLFKYAKDNKFAIPAINVTSSSVVNACLEAARDINSPIILQVSQGGAAFFAGKGLKNDNQEASIAGAVAAAHFIRSVAPHYGVPVVLHSDHCAKKLLPWFDGMLEADEAYFKEHGEPLFSSHMLDLSEESKEDNIKECVFYFKRMAKINLWLEMEIGITGGEEDGVDNTSVDNNSLYTQPEDIWDVYSALNAISPNFSIAAGFGNVHGVYKPGNVKLRPELLGKHQKYTYEKIGGDEQKPLYLVFHGGSGSTKDEIREAVVNGVVKMNVDTDTQWAYLSGVRDFVLKKKDYLMTQVGNPEGADKPNKKQYDPRVWVREGEKTLVERVKEACVDLGNKNRN, encoded by the exons ATGTCTGGTGCTCTCTCCGTCGTCCCC GCTGGTGTTCTCACTGGTGACAACGTCCGAAAGCTTTTCAAGTACGCCAAGGACAACAAG TTCGCTATCCCC GCCATC AACgtcacttcttcttccgtTGTCAACGCTTGTCTTGAGGCTGCCCGAGACATCAACTCCCCTATCATCCTCCAGGTTTCTCAGGGTGGTGCCGCTTTCTTCGCCGGAAAGGGCTTGAAGAACGACAACCAGGAGGCTTCCATCGCTGGTGCCGTCGCTGCTGCCCACTTCATCCGTTCCGTTGCTCCCCACTACGGCGT TCCCGTCGTCCTCCACTCTGACCACTGTGCCAAGAAGCTCCTTCCTTGGTTCGATGGTATGCTCGAGGCCGACGAGGCCTACTTCAAGGAGCACGGAGAGCCCCTTTTCTC TTCCCACATGCTTGACTTGTCTGAAGAGTCCAAGGAGGACAACATCAAGGAGTGTGTCTTCTACTTCAAGCGAATGGCCAAGATCAACC TCTGGCTCGAAATGGAAATCGGTATCACCGGTGGTGAGGAGGACGGTGTTGACAACACCTCCGTCGACAACAACTCTCTCTACACCCAGCCCGAGGATATCTGGGATGTCTACTCTGCCCTTAACGCCATCTCCCCTAACTTCTCTATCGCTGCCGGTTTCGGTAACGTTCACGGTGTCTACAAGCCCGGAAACGTCAAGCTCAGGCCTGAACTCCTCGGCAAGCACCAGAAGTACACTTACGAGAAGATCGGCGGTGACGAGCAGAAGCCCTT GTACCTCGTCTTCCACGGTGGTTCCGGTTCTACCAAGGATGAGATCCGAGAGGCTGTTGTCAACGGTGTCGTTAAGATGAACGTTGACACCGACACCCAATGGGCTTACCTTAGCGGTGTCCGTGACTTCGTcctcaagaagaaggacTACCTCATGACTCAGGTTGGTAACCCTGAGGGCGCCGACAAGCCCAACAAGAAGCAGTACGACCCCCGAGTCTGGGTTAGGGAAGGTGAAAAGACTCTTGTCGAGCGAGTCAAGGAGGCTTGTGTCGACTTGGGCAACAAGAACAGGAACTAA
- a CDS encoding Nucleolar protein, component of the small subunit (SSU) processome, putative; Utp14p (Similar to TIGR gene model, INSD accession AAW41468.1), whose amino-acid sequence MARQSKPFTASTVSQEKPKKQVIKKKRLDPANAYTYLPSLPKRHRTSAFQNSLSYEELQQAKESSKGRHNDEDDEESMQERVRKVAMMIASEGPQEVDSEESEVDSDEAWESDGSDEERWGDVFKELEKGKGKKKAKDVVRKPAKPLTVNLDESDGEAPKKTAKKSSAPTPPESAEEDEDEDEGEEEDEGVQEDEGEDEDEDEEMSDEEDDFEDDDQDEDELLELSDEDEDPDMLADLDAFVDQLAASDKKRKATETDNDSSAEQKKRRVLPVKSRQEVKDDAALKSNQKLDISSLISSHPSLASASALIKPTKPSSTKSILKGGVLAAPLPTVQQERLDREAAYAQTKTEGQKWSTLMKRVKEAEHLSFPLQAKERGGVKSANEILAGFKPQNEMESAVQALLNKANLTEDELTKHEDLQMEAREMTEEEIKARRAELRYQRELLFRAEAKAKRVAKIKSKTFRKLARKRAAKENPEMALEDLERLDPEAAQIEREKIERERAIERATLRHGAKNRWARGVGGEADEDGRIAKEAMLDMKEKLLRKIQGKDEGSSSEDESEDEDEDEETVKAKAFDQLAQLSADSGTTSQTQGKKGLMQMKFMQKAQERRMKEVAEQEKDARMQIELFGEDGEREEESGSESDEEPAVVNVGGNEGRLKFTGPTPGTNPPESPALPTPSGQDPIPAPKLKSIFARVPSPPTEESNPWLTSTSSSGPSRKRHAQLGSQLSNETKAVKSIKKASKRREDEEEDEKVDIDVEAPIASKSMEISSKIGKAKSKAPAAAVTAQTAQAEEQDEDEEITDLLPANGVKAFKQRDLVAEAFAGDNVVEDFAAEKARQIEADAPKVEDTSLPGWGSWGGKGAKKRKTNPKFLVKTAGIEPTARKDFAHSNVIITEKKDRKASQFQLKDLPYPYTSKEQYEKSFEVPVGNEWNSRSGFQRGTLPRVVKKVSLTHDNGFIRKADQLCSLEPLSNRSGGCSRSRILCNVSCASIMLVYIRSSSFLQVRTVSFSYASYTISIPFFFSPEL is encoded by the exons ATGGCGAGACAGTCAAAGCCATTCACGGCATCTACTGTTTCACAAGAAAAGCCCAAGAAGCAGGTCATTAAGAAAAAGAGGCTTGACCCAGCCAACGCATACACCTACCTCCCGTCCCTCCCTAAACGCCACCGTACATCCGCCTTCCAGAACTCGCTCAGTTACGAAGAGCTCCAACAGGCCAAGGAATCGTCCAAGGGACGACATAAcgatgaagacgatgaggaaTCTATGCAGGAGAGAGTGCGAAAAGTCGCGATGATGATTGCCTCTGAAGGGCCCCAAGAAGTGGATAGCGAAGAAAGTGAAGTGGACTCTGACGAGGCTTGGGAGAGTGATGGAAGTGACGAAGAGAGATGGGGTGATGTGTTTAAAGAGCtggaaaagggaaaggggaagaagaaggcaaaaGACGTCGTTAGAAAA CCTGCGAAGCCGTTGACTGTCAATCTCGATGAGAGCGATGGTGAGGCTCCCAAGAAAACCGCCAAGAAGTCAAGTGCTCCTACCCCTCCGGAATCAGCggaggaagacgaagatgaggatgagggcgaggaagaggatgagggcgtgcaagaggatgagggagaggatgaggatgaggacgaagaaatgtctgacgaagaagatgatttTGAGGACGACGAccaagatgaagacgaaTTATTAGAACTTTCagatgaagacgaagatCCCGACATGCTTGCCGATCTGGACGCCTTTGTCGACCAACTTGCCGCGTCCGACAAGAAACGCAAAGCAACGGAGACCGACAACGACTCGTCAGCTgagcagaagaagagacgTGTCTTGCCCGTCAAGTCTAGACAAGAGGTCAAGGATGATGCAGCTTTAAAGAGCA ACCAAAAATTGGATATCTCCTCTCTCATCTCATCCCATCCCTCTCTTGCTTCCGCCTCTGCTCTTATCAAACCCACCAAACCATCCTCTACCAAGTCCATCCTCAAGGGCGGTGTTCTCGCTGCCCCTCTTCCCACCGTCCAACAAGAGCGACTGGACCGCGAGGCTGCTTACGCCCAAACCAAGACAGAAGGTCAAAAATGGTCCACCTTGATGAAACGAGTCAAAGAGGCCGAACACTTGTCTTTCCCGCTCCAAGCCAAGGAGCGCGGTGGTGTCAAATCCGCCAACGAGATCCTTGCCGGGTTCAAGCCCCAAAATGAAATGGAATCTGCTGTCCAAGCACTCTTAAATAAGGCCAACCTGACGGAGGACGAGCTCACGAAGCATGAAGACCTCCAAATGGAAGCTCGTGAGATgacggaagaagagatcaaAGCCCGTCGTGCCGAACTTCGATACCAGCGTGAACTCCTTTTCCGCGCTGAAGCCAAAGCTAAACGTGTGGCCAAGATCAAATCCAAGACATTTAGGAAACTTGCGCGAAAGCGAGCTGCAAAGGAAAACCCCGAGATGGCATTAGAGGACCTTGAGAGGCTTGATCCCGAGGCGGCGCAGAttgagagagagaagattgagCGTGAGCGGGCAATAGAGCGAGCGACTTTGAGACATGGCGCGAAGAATAGATGGGCGAGGGGAGTGGGTGGTGAAGCCGATGAAGACGGGAGGATTGCAAAGGAGGCAATGTTGGATATGAAAGAGAAATTGTTGAGGAAGATTCAGGGTAAGGATGAAGGTTCATCCTCCGAAGATGAAAGtgaagacgaggatgaagatgaggaaacCGTCAAGGCCAAGGCGTTTGACCAGCTTGCTCAGCTCAGCGCTGATTCCGGTACGACCTCACAAACTCAAGGCAAAAAGGGCCTCATGCAAATGAAGTTTATGCAAAAGGCGcaagagaggaggatgaaggaagTCGCAGAACAAGAGAAAGATGCACGTATGCAAATCGAGCTCTttggagaggatggagaaagagaagaagagagcGGGAGCGAAAGTGACGAGGAGCCGGCCGTTGTTAATGTCGGTGGGAATGAAGGGAGACTCAAATTTACCGGTCCTACTCCTGGT ACCAATCCCCCCGAATCACCAGCTCTTCCTACCCCTTCGGGCCAAGATCCCATCCCCGCACCCAAACTCAAGTCCATCTTTGCCCGTGTTCCCTCTCCCCCTACTGAAGAATCAAACCCCTGGCTCACTTCTACCAGCTCCTCCGGCCCCTCTCGAAAACGTCATGCTCAACTTGGATCACAGCTTAGCAACGAGACCAAGGCTGTTAAATCTATCAAAAAGGCAAgcaagagaagagaggatgaagaagaggatgagaaggTTGATATTGATGTGGAGGCACCCATCGCCTCCAAATCAATGGAGATCTCGAGCAAGATAGGTAAGGCTAAGAGTAAGGCACCTGCTGCTGCGGTTACGGCTCAGACGGCTCAGGCAGAGGAACAGgacgaagatgaggagattACAGATTTGCTTCCTGCCAATGGTGTTAAAGCGTTCAAACAACGTGATCTTGTTGCTGAAGCATTTGCGGGTGATAATGTTGTGGAGGACTTTGCGGCTGAAAAGGCTAGGCAGATTGAGGCGGATGCTCCAAAGGTTGAAGATACCTCACTCCCTGGATGG GGATCATGGGGCGGCAAGGGTGCAAAGAAGCGCAAGACCAACCCCAAGTTCCTCGTCAAGACGGCCGGTATCGAGCCTACTGCCCGAAAGGACTTTGCCCACTCCAACGTTATCATCacagagaagaaggacaGGAAGGCGTCCCAATTCCAGCTCAAGGACCTGCCTTACCCTTACACGAGCAAGGAGCAGTACGAGAAGAGCTTTGAAGTACCTGTGGGTAATGAATGGAACAGCAGGAGCGGGTTCCAGAGAGGTACTCTGCCCAGGGTTGTTAAAAAGGTGAGTTTGACCCATGACAATGGATTCATCCGAAAAGCTGACCAGCTTTGTAGCCTGGAGCCATTATCGAACCGGTCAGGAGGCTGTTCTAGATCTCGTATACTGTGTAATGTATCGTGTGCATCTATTATGCTAGTATACATTCGGTCGAGCTCGTTCTTACAGGTCCGCACTGTCTCTTTTTCTTACGCAAGCTACACCATCTCCAtccccttctttttcaGCCCGGAACTTTGA
- a CDS encoding ATP synthase delta chain, mitochondrial precursor, putative (Similar to TIGR gene model, INSD accession AAW41467.1): MGVLSNHVPSVEALRPGVIEVIEENGQQGKKWFVSAGFATVHGNNSLTINAVEAYPLDKFSLENIKSGLADANRVLGSNAPESEKAEARIEVDVYEGLQAALSK; encoded by the exons ATGGGCGTCCTCTCCAACCACGTTCCTTCCGTCGAGGCCCTTAGGCCTGGTGTCATTGAGGTTATTGAGGAGAATGGACAGCAAGGCAAGAAGTGGTTTG TTTCCGCCGGTTTCGCCACCGTCCACGGCAACAACTCTCTTACCATCAACGCCGTTGAGGCTTACCCCCTTGACAAGTTCTCTCTCGAG AACATCAAGTCCGGTCTTGCCGACGCCAACCGAGTTCTCGGCTCCAACGCTCCTGAATCTGAGAAGGCTGAGGCTAGGATCGAGGTCGACGTTTACGAGGGTCTCCAGGCCGCGCTTTCCAAGTAA